From the Astatotilapia calliptera chromosome 6, fAstCal1.2, whole genome shotgun sequence genome, one window contains:
- the LOC113024069 gene encoding TRIO and F-actin-binding protein-like, protein MCLEMCTLSFGGQDRTMSPPAEDCYCCQFQPNTFDPSRCSSCLRPDHMHVSGAPAADAAQQDTLQELDTDDDDDDTCALSEVTTSASSDDVRGGWTYEWSLEHSLSPEWELNIGDTDIQSSSPNQLDSSERGRSPSLERYCVAQREMTRLDSSPPQGTESSWMDERRGRNRSRQASESWGDRGQESGYFSPDRRGDGEQQIEEDKKRQFRYYERGHPLPSNYVPEPKACVPYRNVNLGVPSQRRNHETYMQETWRSESPQRYTYHSNFRRGDSLTNSPTRHSSMSPERYKLTESPVGAQRGSSLCRSQTRSHTSSHSSPQLPSYGPSCHTSGWSSPSCRKLSNASRTASPSRATPSHRRAGSLLSQNGEYDAIKGYSRESGSPSQASNRHSLDSEKLYRNLESISRRGSSALQQNSYELSQPSPRIRTAVNSLTNTRTRNSRDVSPARNGYGTSHSPQREPCSRDSRLSPQNSWQGSAHSLLSIPASPGSSSSRRGTVSQVFGGSLSQATITGTDEADEGKNKVIGDRSRSAIRRGMDTLLISEPKKAAVDAEEVGMTIDDYIVLADIPKIQVESEEEFPGLRLRNQSPSPCRDQRLRTYRYQDEIDRSSQFYSSRLESDERGRGRERGRDRREKCRDSENGRSSRRRSAASLHTQTSESQSGKHRSSKVNERPAPPERLQTQGWMSRLDEHGKWRKHWFVLGDTSLRYYRDSEAKESDDLDGEIDLTSCVNVSDCDVDKNYGLQIQTKGAVFTLSAVTSRIRKNWLKLLKQAIQNNTHQSDIGSEKENPLSRRPSPCQPPAQFTCKDSGYEPATCTSTTRAANSYQTEIHHQAADRDLGADLSLASQREEGECWDREQAKRLEERNKWFEEGLPVNEMGSRWESMELKKGSVPVPVIETMDSEVNRKWVEFETMSFQDMSSQSLIGTQAYQSSTAQASASLLTPQRDHSPPQEVNQSVTGSQTDTSNMKEAPPSINGAQITMNTAEALQKEAVFLRKQVESIKRERAAMGIEVESPCGTGAPCRARLEAMEVAHRKALQELQEKHAKEIKKLEEEKDRMLQEESQAAAKAMEALRAAHREELERQVEKARKSFAGAAHVDSSCRGQALQADVLHSELDVLSERYSQKCLELDRAEHSSKSRETELGRKEKELEQLRRENQDLKAKLAEEISRMRYFITGQRSDVVSLCNTECAASELETLLRAKENEVQYLKKEISCLQNEVQSLTKEKEVAYERFKEAYVELSDTRGRGQLEMGSLNEHLRLANAALQEGARQT, encoded by the exons CTCTCCAAATCAGTTGGATTCTTCAGAGAGGGGCCGATCCCCCAGCTTGGAGCGGTACTGTGTGGCTCAAAGAGAAATGACACGGCTGGACTCCTCTCCCCCACAAGGCACTGAAAGCTCCTGGATGGatgagaggagagggagaaacAGGTCCCGCCAGGCGTCAG AGTCCTGGGGAGATAGGGGACAAGAGAGCGGTTACTTCTCTCCCGACAGAAGAGGTGATGGTGAGCAGCAGATTGAGGAGGACAAAAAACGTCAGTTTCGTTACTACGAGCGGGGGCATCCCCTTCCAAGCAACTATGTTCCCGAGCCCAAGGCCTGTGTCCCTTACAGGAACGTCAACCTGGGAGTGCCTTCCCAGCGAAGAAATCATGAGACGTATATGCAGGAAACTTGGAGAAGTGAATCCCCGCAGAGATACACATACCACTCAAACTTTAGACGAGGAGATTCCCTGACAAATTCTCCGACACGTCACAGCTCTATGAGTCCAGAACGCTACAAGCTCACCGAATCGCCTGTGGGAGCTCAGAGAGGGAGCTCCCTCTGTAGGAGTCAGACTCGGTCTCATACTTCATCTCACAGCTCTCCACAGCTTCCATCATATGGTCCTTCTTGCCATACATCAGGCTGGTCCAGTCCATCCTGCCGGAAGTTGTCCAATGCCTCTCGCACCGCGTCTCCCTCCAGGGCCACACCATCTCACAGGCGTGCAGGCTCTTTGCTCTCACAGAATGGTGAATATGATGCTATAAAGGGATATAGTCGAGAGTCAGGAAGTCCATCACAAGCTTCGAACAGGCACAGTTTAGACTCTGAGAAGCTGTACAGAAATCTCGAGTCTATCTCCCGTCGTGGCTCGTCGGCTCTTCAGCAAAATTCATATGAGCTATCCCAACCATCCCCACGAATCAGAACAGCTGTCAACAGCTTGACCAACACTCGAACTCGGAACAGTCGTGACGTTTCACCAGCCAGGAACGGCTACGGCACCAGCCACTCCCCACAAAGAGAACCCTGCTCCAGAGACAGCAGGCTGAGTCCACAAAACTCATGGCAGGGGTCCGCACACTCTTTACTCAGCATCCCGGCCTCACCTGGATCCTCGTCATCGAGGCGGGGCACAGTCTCGCAAGTCTTTGGTGGATCACTGTCACAAGCTACAATTACAGGAACAGATGAAGCCgatgaaggaaaaaacaaagtcatAGGTGACCGAAGCAGGAGCGCCATTAGACGAGGCATGGACACCCTGCTGATCTCTGAACCCAAAAAGGCTGCTGTAGATGCTGAGGAG GTGGGGATGACCATAGATGATTACATAGTGCTGGCTGATATTCCCAAGATCCAAGTGGAATCAGAAGAAGAGTTTCCAGGGCTGAGGTTGAGGAACCAGAGTCCCAGTCCATGCAGGGACCAGAGACTCAGGACATACAG GTATCAAGATGAAATAGACAGATCGAGCCAGTTCTACAGTTCAAGGCTGGAGTCAGATGAGAGggggagaggcagagagagagggagagacagacgGGAGAAATGTCGAGACTCTGAGAACGGACGATCGTCTCGGAGACGATCGGCAGCATCTCTTCATACACAG ACCTCAGAGAGCCAGAGTGGAAAACACAGATCCTCCAAGGTGAATGAGCGACCGGCTCCTCCTGAACGTCTGCAGACACAG GGGTGGATGTCCAGACTGGATGAACATGGCAAG TGGAGGAAACACTGGTTTGTTCTCGGTGACACCTCGCTGAGATACTACAGAGACTCAGAGGCTAAGGAG TCAGATGACCTGGATGGAGAGATCGACCTGACGTCCTGCGTGAATGTGTCAGATTGTGATGTGGACAAGAACTACGGACTCCAAATACAA ACAAAAGGAGCAGTGTTCACTCTCTCTGCTGTGACATCCAGAATTCGGAAAAATTGGTTGAAGTTACTGAAGCAGGCGATCCAGAACAACACACA CCAATCAGACATCGGCAGCGAGAAAGAGAACCCCCTCTCCCGGAGACCGTCACCATGCCAACCCCCTGCTCAGTTCACCTGCAAGGATTCGGGCTATGAACCTGCCACTTGCACCTCCACCACTAGAGCTGCAAACTCCTACCAGACCGAAATCCACCACCAAGCAGCAGACAGAGATCTGGGTGCGGACTTATCGCTAGCCAGTCAGAGAGAGGAAGGGGAGTGCTGGGACCGCGAGCAGGCAAAACGACTGGAGGAGAGGAACAAGTGGTTTGAGGAGGGGCTCCCCGTCAATGAGATGGGCAGCAGGTGGGAGTCCATGGAGCTGAAAAAGGGGAGTGTACCTGTGCCTGTTATTGAAACTATGGACTctgaagttaacaggaagtggGTAGAATTTGAGACAATGTCATTTCAGGACATGAGCTCACAGTCTCTCATAGGCACCCAGGCTTATCAGTCAAGCACCGCACAGGCATCTGCATCTCTACTTACTCCCCAGAGAGATCACTCACCACCTCAAGAGGTCAACCAGTCTGTCACCGGGTCACAAACTGATACATCAAACATGAAGGAGGCTCCTCCATCCATAAATGGCGCCCAGATCACAATGAATACAGCTGAAGCACTGCAAAAAGAG GCTGTTTTTCTTCGAAAGCAGGTGGAGAGCATTAAGAGGGAGCGTGCGGCCATGGGTATAGAGGTGGAGAGTCCCTGTGGCACTGGGGCACCTTGTAGGGCCAGACTGGAGGCCATGGAAGTAGCACACAGGAAAGCACTGCAGGAGCTGCAGGAGAAGCATGCCAAGGAGATAAAAAAGCtagaagaggaaaaagacaGGATGCTACAGGAGGAGAGCCAAGCAGCTGCTAAAG CTATGGAGGCACTGAGAGCAGCTCACAGAGAGGAGCTGGAGAGACAAGTGGAGAAGGCCAGGAAGTCGTTCGCAGGAGCGGCACATGTGGATTCATCGTGCCGAGGGCAGGC GCTCCAGGCGGATGTCTTGCACTCTGAGTTAGATGTGCTGTCAGAGCGTTACTCTCAGAAGTGCCTGGAGCTGGACCGCGCTGAACACAGCAGTAAGAGCCGAGAGACAGAGCTCGGACGCAAGGAGAAGGAGCTGGAGCAGCTCAGAAGAGAGAACCAG GATCTCAAGGCCAAACTGGCAGAAGAGATCAGCCGTATGCGGTATTTCATCACAGGTCAGAGGTCGGATGTGGTATCCCTTTGCAACACTGAGTGCGCTGCATCAGAATTAGAG ACTCTACTCagagcaaaagaaaatgaagttcagtatcttaaaaaagaaatcagttgtCTACAGAATGAAGTGCAATCTCTTACAAAG GAGAAAGAAGTCGCTTATGAGCGTTTTAAGGAGGCATATGTAGAGCTAAGTGACACAAGGGGGCGTGGCCAGCTGGAGATGGGCTCACTCAATGAACACCTGAGACTGGCCAACGCTGCCCTTCAGGAGGGAGCAAGACAGACCTGA